TTCAAGGTTAAAATTTGCAACAAATTAAATGAGGGGTTAAATAAATTTAATGGTAAAATATCAAAAGTTTTTAAAATATTGAGGTTTTGAAGGGAGAGGGTTTTTATGAAAAACAAAAATCCGCATGTTGTACATATTATTACAAGACTTGATCTGGGCGGCGCTCAAAAAGTTTGTCTTCTTATTTTTAAGAATTTGCAGCAAAGCGGTCAAGTTAACGGTGCATCGTTAATAGCGGGGGAGGGTGGCGGTTTTGCAGATTCGGTAAAAGATTTCGAAAATGTTTATTTGCTCAGAAATTTTAAACATGCGATTGGTCTCAAAGCTGTTTTTTATGATTTAGCAGCTTTTTTTCAAATGATTTTTATCTTGCGAAAATTAAAGAAAAAATATTCAAATTTGATAGTTCACACGCATACGCCAAAGGCGGGAGTTTTTGGAAGATTTGCAGCATTCTTTGCCGGTGTGAAAGTGAGAGTACATACAATTCACGGTTTAAGTTTTAATGAATTTCAGCCAAAGCCGATTCAACTTGTGATAAAACTAGTTGAAAAGTTTGCTGGATTTTTTACCACACATTTTATCTGTGTATCCAAAGCAGATTTTGAAATTTGTAAAAAAATATATCCAAATTTTGAAAAGCGAAGTTCAATAATTTATCCCGCTGTGGATTTTGCAAATTTTGCTCCAACAGTCAAAACAAATTTTGACAAAGCAACTGAAGGCAAAAATAAAATAACTTTGGGTGTTGTCTCTTGTCTGAAGGGTTTGAAAAATATTCAAGAACTGCTTGAGATTTTTGCAGAGCTTGATAAAAAATTAAATGAAAATTTTGATTTAAATTTGGAAATTGTTGGCGATGGTAAATTTCGAGTTGGTTATCAGGAATGGATTACAAAAGAAAAATTGGGAAACAAAATCAAGCTTTTGGGTTGGCGGGAAGATGTTGCGGTGCTGATGAAAAACTGGGATATTTTTGTTTTGCCTTCGCTCAAAGAAGGTTTACCATGTTCAGTCGTCGAAGCACGATTTGCAAAGTTGCCAGTCGTTTCGTATGAAGTTGGCGGAGTAGGCGAAATCATTGAAAGTGGAAAAAATGGATTTGTTGCAAAATTGCATGACAAAGAAATTTTCAAACAAAATCTGAAAAAATTAATTATCAATAAAAATTTGCGCAAAAATTTTTCGCAGTTTGAAGACAATTTAGAAATGTTCAAAGATAGCTTCATGTTCGAAAAACATACAGATCTGTACAACAAATTATAAAATTAAAGTTATGAATTAAAATCATAATAATAATTTTATTTATATTTTTTGACATTGATGAAAAAGGTTTGATATGTTACTGCAAGATTTTTATTTTAAGAGAGGTAGTGATGAGGAGATGTCTTAAAATTTTAGTTACTGGAAAAGTTCAAGCTGTTGGCTATCGCAAATATGTGCAAGCGCAAGCTACTCAACTTGACATTGAAGGTACTATTCAAAATATTAATGATGGTTCGGTAAATATTCTTATTTGTGGAAAATCAACAAATTTAGATGAATTTATAGATGTTTTATACAAAGGAACAAAAGGATCAAAAGTAGAGAATGTTCTTGTCGAGCCGTTAAGCCAAACAAAAGATTTCCGTGGCGTTTTTAGAATAATTGGAATGGGTGAAGAGTAGTTTTATTAAAATTATTGCTTTTTATTTTTTGTAAATAATACAATAGCAAAAGTTGTTATTTTGCATAAAAAGCAATGCCTGTAGTTTTAATATTTGGGTAAGTATTTTATAAAAAGGAGAATGAATATGATGAAGAAATTATTAATTTTTAGTTTTTTGTTTTTTCAAACAATATCTGCGGAGCCAGCTGAGGCCGGAATTCGGGTCAATCAGTTTATAAATGATA
This genomic stretch from Candidatus Dependentiae bacterium harbors:
- a CDS encoding acylphosphatase, producing the protein MRRCLKILVTGKVQAVGYRKYVQAQATQLDIEGTIQNINDGSVNILICGKSTNLDEFIDVLYKGTKGSKVENVLVEPLSQTKDFRGVFRIIGMGEE